The Sorangiineae bacterium MSr11367 genome window below encodes:
- a CDS encoding fibronectin type III domain-containing protein, with amino-acid sequence MWVSWWTDTGTESNVEFGIAEASLDRSATGSTQDLGAASYHLVKLDNLSPDTRYWYRVKTGTQVSRTYRFRTLPPPGDKQGHFRFLIIGDHQIIDQPRHTKMVAAARDKIVEKFGGYIEDAIRLNVNVGDQVDVGNVEHWRNLHFKQSALITPYIPTTTIVGNHETYYDTDLALYKQLFAYDALEYAGIAPPAADVEKYYALRAANLLFIMTDTEHTSTEQASYVERLVGHASADTGVDWSFTLGHRPYQAEQYVGDISTWMRNIVAPILTKTPKSVFVVGAHHHLYARGQLRNEPLYNLISGGTAWDQYWGQSNETDFDDVQKTIDFWPYQIVDVDQAKGDVFNETYAMGSPKLGYFPSTLIDSFHRRKQQAAPQKPAIQEAPTAPVTLPFTFHSSAYASPSQEPNNSTQFQVAPTAAFTSLEVDSYRDYEDLFGTTGESGTPKYWWVDKNKDVDIFSMSMGRRPARRRPRPGRTPPPRRGPPRSRSRRAISIG; translated from the coding sequence ATGTGGGTTTCCTGGTGGACCGATACCGGGACCGAGTCGAACGTCGAATTCGGAATCGCGGAAGCTTCGCTGGATCGCAGTGCCACGGGATCGACGCAGGATCTCGGCGCGGCCTCGTACCATCTCGTGAAGCTCGACAACCTGTCCCCGGATACGCGCTATTGGTACCGCGTCAAAACCGGCACCCAAGTCTCGCGCACGTACCGATTCCGCACGCTCCCTCCGCCGGGCGACAAACAAGGCCACTTTCGTTTCCTCATCATCGGCGATCATCAGATTATCGATCAGCCGCGCCACACGAAGATGGTCGCCGCCGCGCGCGACAAGATCGTGGAGAAGTTCGGCGGGTACATCGAAGATGCGATTCGCCTCAACGTGAACGTGGGTGACCAAGTCGACGTGGGGAATGTCGAGCATTGGCGCAATCTTCACTTCAAGCAATCGGCCTTGATCACGCCGTACATTCCCACGACCACCATCGTCGGCAACCACGAGACGTATTACGATACGGATCTCGCGCTGTACAAGCAGCTCTTCGCCTATGACGCATTGGAGTACGCCGGCATCGCCCCGCCCGCCGCCGATGTCGAAAAGTATTACGCGCTTCGCGCGGCCAATCTGCTCTTCATCATGACCGATACGGAGCATACGTCGACGGAGCAGGCCAGCTACGTGGAGCGCTTGGTGGGCCATGCGTCCGCCGACACGGGGGTCGATTGGAGCTTCACGCTCGGGCATCGCCCGTATCAGGCCGAGCAGTACGTCGGTGACATCTCCACGTGGATGCGCAACATCGTTGCGCCCATCCTCACCAAGACGCCCAAATCGGTTTTCGTCGTCGGTGCGCATCATCATCTTTACGCGCGCGGCCAGCTTCGCAACGAGCCGCTATACAACCTCATTTCGGGCGGCACGGCGTGGGACCAATATTGGGGCCAGTCGAACGAAACGGATTTCGACGACGTGCAGAAGACCATCGACTTCTGGCCTTACCAGATCGTCGACGTCGATCAGGCGAAGGGCGACGTTTTCAACGAGACGTACGCCATGGGGAGCCCCAAGCTCGGTTATTTCCCCAGTACGCTCATCGATTCCTTCCACCGGCGCAAGCAACAGGCCGCGCCGCAGAAGCCGGCCATCCAAGAAGCGCCGACGGCGCCGGTCACCTTGCCGTTCACGTTTCATAGCTCGGCGTACGCGAGCCCGAGCCAGGAGCCAAACAACAGTACGCAATTTCAGGTCGCGCCCACGGCGGCGTTCACCTCGCTCGAAGTCGATTCGTACCGCGATTACGAAGACCTATTTGGAACGACGGGCGAAAGCGGCACGCCGAAGTACTGGTGGGTCGACAAGAACAAAGACGTCGACATTTTTTCTATGTCGATGGGCAGACGCCCGGCCCGACGCCGTCCACGGCCTGGACGTACTCCCCCACCGCGTCGGGGACCACCTCGTTCGCGCTCCCGGCGAGCAATCTCTATTGGGTGA
- a CDS encoding HupE/UreJ family protein — protein sequence MHHILTGFDHLAFVISLVLVVTSLRELALVITSFTLAHSITLALGALDIVCPPAAFIEPTICVTILFVAIENLILARGVSLPSLRWRPTLTFAFGLIHGFGFSNQLRELGLRAHGLAKTLVAFNLGVELGQLLVVLPLFFALGYIVKWFTNPSRAKRRIVFGTSGIVAALALVWLTERITDTHILPFG from the coding sequence GTGCATCACATTCTGACCGGATTCGACCACCTGGCCTTCGTCATCTCCCTCGTCCTCGTGGTCACGAGCCTCCGCGAACTCGCCCTGGTGATCACCTCCTTCACCCTCGCGCACAGCATCACCCTCGCCCTGGGCGCGCTCGACATCGTCTGCCCGCCGGCGGCCTTCATCGAGCCCACCATCTGCGTGACCATCCTCTTCGTCGCCATCGAGAACCTGATCCTGGCCCGCGGCGTCTCGCTCCCATCGCTTCGCTGGCGCCCTACCCTCACCTTCGCCTTTGGGCTCATCCACGGCTTTGGCTTCAGCAACCAACTGCGCGAGCTCGGACTGCGCGCCCATGGCCTGGCAAAAACGTTGGTCGCCTTCAACCTCGGCGTCGAACTGGGGCAGCTCCTGGTCGTCCTCCCCCTCTTCTTCGCCCTGGGCTACATCGTTAAGTGGTTCACGAACCCCTCGCGGGCCAAACGCCGCATCGTCTTCGGCACAAGCGGAATCGTCGCCGCGCTCGCGCTCGTGTGGCTCACGGAACGCATCACCGACACACACATTCTACCATTCGGATAA
- a CDS encoding TetR/AcrR family transcriptional regulator, translating into MEKSERRQKLLIHARDVFAKRGYHAAKVEDIVTAAGVARGTFYLYFADKRAIFEEIVDRFIAKLAMNIVRVDPYDQARSVADQVSENIRRIVSILLEDRATTKILLADALGVDPAFDRRLHSFYDEVGKLLEQSLRDGQELGIVEIGDAAMYAIMTLGVVKELLYQVILRGWDHPEETIVEEIFTFLRRGYLRVEPSKSRAQKRR; encoded by the coding sequence TTGGAAAAGTCCGAGCGCCGGCAAAAGTTACTCATTCACGCGCGCGACGTGTTCGCGAAACGCGGCTACCACGCGGCCAAGGTGGAGGACATCGTCACCGCGGCCGGTGTGGCGCGCGGAACGTTCTACCTCTACTTCGCCGACAAGCGGGCCATCTTCGAGGAGATCGTCGATCGCTTCATCGCCAAGCTCGCGATGAACATCGTCCGCGTCGACCCCTACGACCAAGCGCGCAGCGTGGCCGACCAGGTCTCGGAGAACATCCGCCGCATCGTCAGCATCTTGCTCGAGGACCGCGCCACCACGAAGATCCTCCTCGCCGATGCCCTCGGTGTCGACCCAGCCTTCGACCGGCGCCTCCACTCCTTCTACGACGAAGTGGGCAAGCTCCTCGAACAGAGCCTGCGTGACGGCCAGGAGCTGGGCATCGTCGAAATCGGCGACGCCGCCATGTACGCCATCATGACCCTCGGCGTCGTCAAAGAGCTCCTGTATCAGGTCATCTTGCGCGGTTGGGATCACCCCGAGGAAACCATCGTCGAAGAGATCTTCACCTTCCTCCGACGCGGCTACCTACGGGTCGAACCCTCCAAATCACGCGCGCAGAAACGCCGCTGA
- a CDS encoding efflux RND transporter periplasmic adaptor subunit — protein MHATHAAIRWVFPIAALIVAACHRGEGANNSANVPIPVKVRAVETPADARGARYSGSIEPATRIDLAFKVGGYIRELLQVKDSDGKMRKVQEGDFVKAGTVLASIRESDYQQKVAQANAQLAQANANQKQAQIDYDRVQKLVATNAIAPAELDSMTAKLATSKAQVQGAQAQVGDATILLGDTTLRAPIDGVVLKRGIEAGTFVGPGTVGFVVADTKKVKFVFGAPDTLIEKLKMGATLGIRVDALGADFDGTITRIAPSADPKSRVFEVEITVPNPKDTLKVGMVASLKVPEGAIQETALALPLTAIVRSPSNPRGFSVFVATKEGDREMANLRDVELGDVLGNGVQVTRGLQRGERVVCMGATLLIDKSPIRVLP, from the coding sequence ATGCACGCTACACATGCTGCAATTCGATGGGTCTTTCCCATTGCCGCGTTGATCGTCGCGGCCTGCCACCGTGGTGAGGGCGCAAATAACAGCGCAAATGTGCCCATTCCGGTCAAAGTGCGCGCGGTCGAGACACCCGCCGATGCGCGCGGTGCTCGTTATTCGGGCAGCATCGAACCGGCCACCCGGATCGATTTGGCATTCAAGGTGGGAGGGTACATTCGCGAACTTCTTCAAGTGAAGGACAGTGATGGCAAAATGCGAAAAGTCCAAGAGGGCGATTTCGTCAAAGCCGGCACCGTCCTCGCGTCGATTCGTGAAAGCGATTACCAGCAGAAGGTCGCCCAAGCCAATGCCCAACTCGCGCAAGCAAATGCCAATCAGAAGCAAGCGCAAATCGATTACGATCGCGTGCAAAAACTCGTGGCCACCAACGCCATCGCCCCTGCCGAATTGGATTCGATGACCGCGAAGCTGGCCACCTCCAAGGCGCAAGTGCAAGGCGCCCAGGCCCAAGTCGGCGATGCGACGATTCTGCTGGGCGACACCACCCTTCGCGCCCCGATCGATGGGGTCGTCCTCAAGCGTGGCATCGAGGCCGGCACCTTCGTGGGGCCCGGCACCGTCGGATTCGTCGTCGCCGACACGAAGAAGGTCAAATTCGTATTCGGTGCACCCGACACCTTGATCGAAAAATTGAAAATGGGTGCCACCCTGGGCATCCGCGTGGATGCCTTGGGGGCCGACTTCGACGGCACCATCACCCGCATCGCGCCCTCGGCCGATCCCAAGAGCCGCGTGTTCGAAGTGGAGATTACCGTCCCCAACCCCAAGGATACATTGAAGGTCGGCATGGTCGCCTCGCTCAAGGTACCAGAGGGCGCCATTCAGGAGACCGCGCTGGCCTTGCCGCTCACCGCCATCGTTCGCTCGCCGAGCAATCCGCGGGGCTTTTCGGTATTCGTGGCCACCAAAGAGGGTGACCGCGAAATGGCCAATCTGCGCGACGTGGAGCTGGGTGACGTTTTGGGCAACGGCGTGCAGGTCACCCGCGGGCTCCAACGCGGAGAACGCGTCGTCTGCATGGGCGCGACGCTCCTCATCGACAAATCTCCGATTCGCGTTCTTCCCTAG
- a CDS encoding efflux RND transporter permease subunit has translation MSHGTEGKSDEQRIATTRNIARYFVETRAVAWVLLIGTIFWGIFSYMAMPKRKDPEVQVRVSAAIVAWPGATAEKIEDLIVRKMETTIAENQKIEKIESTVRQGVAVITITLIEGLKDVSKELDDLALRLAALNGRLPQGASPIQYLRDFGDTTNMMLTVASPRANDIEIQLRARPIERLIRETRAGAPTEFQAKRGSLVYAFPVTLDPKDLRRTVQAMGDYARLHSDVAIAHDIRFFEGPGFMGLDAQTDAKEGQIRDIALSFVRDRMRTSEIHPDVWRAAIVFDPAETETRLREVAEAKYSYRELDDFTDAIQKRLLGVPIVSRVTRSGVLPERVFLDFSQEKLASYGLTADQLSQALAARNITTPAGVLDIGGKSLGIDASGELRGTDDLKNLLVATSTGGQPMYLRDVVDVTRGYESPPSYLNRLTRRTRPSGNANAAEGQWERTRAVTLGVFMRSGAQIQDFGEQVDAALAEVGHSLPEDLVIARTSDQPRQVVENVDLFMRSLFEAVALVVVVALIGFWEWRSALMLALCIPITLTLTFGIMKLLGIDVQQISIASLIIALGLLVDNPVVACDSIKQNLGIGHPRTIATWLGPTKLAMAIIFATITNIVAYLPFLSLPGDVGNFIFTLPVVLTTSLIASLIVSYTFTPVLAYYLLKPPAKLEPTMHERRQRGFGRFYERIVGRAIDRRWWVLGGSVALLVVAFGYAKHLKNAFFPHDLSYLSYIDVWLPEDAPIGETNEAVRKVDEVVRTTLDAFEKTHVGESGKPEKVLKTMTTFVGGGGPRFWFSVVPEQQQVNYAQVVVEVYDKHQTAEIIGPLQQALSREVPGARIDVRELENGKPVGIPVAVRISGEDMGTLRTFAEKAKSIFREAAKTERVRDDWGDESFQVKLEVDPDRANLAGVTNLDVARSSAGALDGLAVGTLRERDHLIPIVLRLRAAERAALSDVENLYVQGSISNQRVPLRQVSNVTYGMVTEKIKRRNQFRTITVSAMPERGTLPSEIMKHVHAPLAKLSAELPPGFTLEIAGEEEEQVKGFKNLVVVLGISIACIFLALVIQFKSATKPMVLFAAIPYGVAGALVSLTLMDAPFGFMAFLGIISLIGVIVSHVIVLFDFIEERHAEGDSLRDALIDAGILRVRPVLITVAATVFALFPLAVEGGPLWEPLCYAQIGGLTVATFVTLLIVPVLYSIFVLDLKIVKWEGKHT, from the coding sequence ATGTCTCACGGCACCGAAGGAAAGTCGGACGAACAACGTATTGCCACCACCCGAAACATCGCACGCTACTTCGTCGAGACGCGCGCGGTCGCCTGGGTTCTGCTCATCGGCACCATCTTCTGGGGCATTTTCAGCTACATGGCGATGCCCAAGCGCAAAGACCCCGAGGTGCAAGTGCGCGTCTCGGCCGCCATCGTCGCCTGGCCCGGCGCCACCGCCGAGAAGATCGAAGATCTCATCGTCCGCAAGATGGAGACGACCATCGCAGAGAACCAGAAGATCGAAAAGATCGAATCCACGGTTCGCCAGGGCGTGGCGGTCATCACCATCACGCTGATCGAAGGCTTGAAGGACGTCAGCAAAGAGCTCGACGACTTGGCACTGCGCCTCGCCGCGCTCAATGGCCGCCTTCCGCAGGGCGCATCGCCCATTCAGTATTTGCGCGACTTCGGCGACACGACCAACATGATGCTCACCGTGGCCAGCCCGCGGGCGAACGACATCGAGATCCAGCTCCGGGCACGGCCCATCGAGCGGCTCATTCGCGAAACGCGGGCGGGCGCGCCGACGGAATTCCAGGCCAAACGAGGAAGCCTCGTCTACGCGTTTCCGGTCACCTTGGACCCGAAAGATCTGCGCCGCACCGTGCAGGCCATGGGCGATTACGCACGCCTTCACAGCGACGTGGCCATCGCGCACGACATTCGCTTTTTCGAGGGTCCCGGCTTCATGGGCCTCGACGCCCAGACCGACGCCAAGGAAGGACAGATCCGCGACATCGCCCTTTCCTTCGTGCGCGATCGCATGCGCACCTCGGAGATTCACCCCGACGTGTGGCGCGCTGCCATCGTCTTCGACCCCGCGGAGACGGAAACGCGCCTTCGCGAGGTGGCCGAGGCGAAGTACTCGTACCGCGAGCTGGACGACTTCACCGATGCCATTCAAAAGCGGCTCCTGGGCGTCCCCATCGTCTCGCGGGTCACGCGCAGCGGGGTGCTTCCCGAGCGGGTCTTTCTGGACTTCTCGCAGGAGAAACTCGCCAGCTACGGCCTCACCGCCGATCAATTGAGCCAGGCCCTTGCCGCGCGCAACATCACCACGCCCGCTGGTGTGCTCGATATCGGTGGAAAGTCCCTGGGCATCGATGCCTCGGGGGAGCTTCGCGGTACGGACGACTTGAAGAATCTGCTCGTCGCCACCTCGACCGGCGGACAGCCCATGTACCTGCGCGACGTGGTCGACGTGACCCGCGGTTACGAGAGCCCTCCGTCGTATTTGAATCGCCTCACACGGCGCACGCGCCCTTCAGGAAATGCCAATGCCGCCGAGGGCCAATGGGAGCGCACGCGCGCCGTCACGCTCGGCGTGTTCATGCGCTCGGGCGCGCAAATTCAGGACTTCGGCGAGCAGGTCGACGCCGCCCTGGCCGAGGTGGGGCACTCGCTGCCCGAGGACCTCGTCATTGCGCGCACCAGTGATCAACCGCGGCAGGTCGTGGAAAACGTCGACCTGTTCATGCGCAGCCTGTTCGAGGCCGTGGCGCTGGTCGTCGTCGTCGCCCTCATCGGCTTTTGGGAGTGGCGCTCGGCGCTCATGCTCGCCTTGTGCATTCCCATTACACTGACGTTGACCTTCGGCATCATGAAGCTGCTGGGCATCGACGTTCAACAAATCAGCATTGCCTCGCTCATCATTGCGCTGGGCCTGCTCGTGGACAATCCCGTGGTGGCCTGCGACTCCATCAAGCAGAACTTGGGAATCGGTCACCCGCGCACGATCGCTACCTGGCTCGGGCCGACCAAATTGGCCATGGCCATCATCTTCGCCACGATCACGAACATCGTGGCCTACTTGCCATTCCTCTCCCTACCTGGCGACGTCGGCAATTTCATTTTCACCCTACCGGTGGTGCTCACCACATCGCTCATTGCATCGCTCATCGTCTCGTACACCTTCACGCCGGTACTCGCCTATTATCTGCTCAAGCCTCCGGCGAAGCTCGAGCCGACGATGCACGAGCGACGGCAGCGCGGCTTCGGTCGCTTCTACGAACGCATCGTCGGTCGGGCCATCGACCGCCGCTGGTGGGTCCTCGGTGGATCGGTCGCGCTTCTCGTGGTGGCCTTTGGATATGCCAAGCACCTGAAGAATGCGTTCTTCCCGCACGACCTTTCCTACCTATCGTACATCGATGTCTGGCTGCCGGAGGACGCGCCCATTGGCGAAACCAACGAGGCGGTTCGCAAGGTGGACGAGGTCGTGCGCACCACATTGGATGCGTTCGAGAAGACGCACGTAGGGGAAAGTGGAAAGCCGGAAAAGGTCTTGAAAACGATGACCACCTTCGTGGGCGGCGGCGGCCCGCGATTCTGGTTCTCCGTGGTGCCGGAGCAACAACAGGTCAACTACGCGCAGGTGGTGGTGGAGGTCTACGACAAGCACCAGACCGCCGAGATCATCGGGCCCTTGCAGCAAGCTTTGTCGCGCGAGGTGCCGGGCGCGCGCATCGACGTGCGCGAATTGGAAAATGGCAAACCGGTCGGCATCCCCGTGGCGGTGCGCATATCCGGCGAGGATATGGGCACATTGCGTACGTTTGCAGAAAAGGCGAAATCAATCTTCCGCGAGGCCGCCAAAACGGAACGCGTACGCGATGATTGGGGTGACGAAAGCTTCCAGGTCAAGTTGGAGGTGGATCCCGACCGAGCCAACCTCGCCGGGGTGACCAATCTGGACGTGGCCCGCTCCTCGGCCGGCGCACTCGATGGATTGGCCGTGGGGACCCTACGCGAGCGCGATCACCTGATCCCCATCGTATTGCGCCTTCGTGCTGCCGAGCGCGCTGCGCTGTCCGATGTCGAAAATTTGTATGTACAAGGCAGCATTTCCAATCAGCGCGTCCCGCTGCGTCAGGTTTCCAATGTGACGTATGGGATGGTCACCGAGAAAATCAAGCGGCGAAACCAGTTCCGCACCATCACCGTGTCGGCCATGCCCGAGCGCGGGACCCTGCCCTCGGAGATCATGAAGCACGTGCATGCGCCCCTGGCCAAGTTGTCCGCCGAGCTTCCGCCAGGTTTCACGTTGGAAATAGCCGGTGAAGAAGAGGAGCAGGTCAAAGGCTTCAAGAACCTGGTCGTCGTCCTCGGGATTTCGATTGCCTGCATTTTTCTGGCGCTGGTCATTCAATTCAAGAGCGCGACGAAGCCCATGGTCCTCTTTGCCGCCATTCCCTACGGAGTGGCCGGTGCCCTGGTTTCCCTGACGCTCATGGATGCGCCCTTTGGCTTCATGGCTTTCTTGGGCATCATCAGCCTCATTGGCGTGATTGTCAGCCACGTCATCGTGCTGTTCGACTTCATCGAAGAGCGCCACGCGGAAGGCGATTCGCTGCGCGACGCGTTGATTGACGCGGGCATTCTGCGCGTGCGACCGGTGCTGATCACGGTGGCCGCTACGGTATTTGCGCTGTTTCCATTGGCGGTCGAGGGAGGCCCCCTCTGGGAGCCGCTCTGTTATGCGCAAATTGGAGGACTCACCGTCGCAACCTTCGTCACTTTGCTCATCGTTCCCGTCCTCTATTCGATTTTCGTGCTCGATCTGAAAATCGTAAAGTGGGAAGGCAAGCACACATAA